Sequence from the Desulfofalx alkaliphila DSM 12257 genome:
TTGGGGCGGCAATTGCCATGGCCGAATTAATTAAGCGAATTGTCAGATAAATTACCCCATATATGTCGCCCACATGACTTACCAAAAACAAAAACACTGGTAATATCTTTAAAACCAATAATAAAGATTGTGAATGTGAAAAACATCCACAAAAACAGCGAAGGGAGGTTTTTAATAATGAAATGCGCAGACTGCAAGCAAAAACCCAAGAACCGCTGTAATCATGATGGTTATGACTGTACCGGAGGAAAACTAGATTGTTCAGCCGTATACCACCTAGATGAGAACAAAGGTCCCCATAGAATTAGTGGCTATTTGCAGCATGAATATGGAAACGACTTAACCCGCTTAGAGGAAACAATCAAATACTGTCAAAAGATGGGGTATAAGAAGATTGGAATTGCTTTTTGTGTAGGGTTAGCGGAAGAAAGTGTGGTAATTGCACATATTTTTGAGTCCTATAATTTTAAAGTGGCATCTGTTTGCTGCAAATTATGCGGGTTGGACAAAAAAGATTATGATGTGCCCAATGTTAATCCTGAAAAACTGGAAATACATTGTAATCCTGTCGGTCAAGCGGAAATATTAAACCGTTCAAAAGTAGACTTCAACATTGAGGTAGGTTTATGCGTGGGTCACGATGTGTTGTTTAAGAAGTACGCAAAGGCACCGGTCACTGTATTGGCAGTAAAGGACAGATTAATGGCTCACAACCCACTGGGGGTGATATACTCAAGCTACTGGCGGAAAAAGTTCAAAGTCAAATAGCGGTAAGCGGCGTATTTTTTAAAGCAAAAATTGTGTTTGGGATAACATGTACAAGTGGAGGTATAATGATGTTTTATAATCCCCACAAACTGAAAAAAGAAAGACTGGTTTCCGAGTTGAGGCATTATAATGAGTTAAGTACTACGGCCTTGCAATTGGGTGATTATGAGTCATATCAAGCCGTCCAATCAAAAATCAGGGATACCTTTTGGGAACTGATGGCAGCATCCTTCTGCGACGCCATGCTCTTTATACTACCCCATGTAATTATAATGTGGTTACTAAGCATCAAATTTAAACATATATACCTGTTCGGGGCCCAAATTGAGATCATTATTTGGTATCCCCTGCTGGTGTTGATGTGTTACTTAGGCAAAGGGATGCTAAAGAGATACCGTAAAACATTTTTCCGGTTGCGTTGAGGCAGTTAATCAGTTAATTAAGGAGGGGTAACATGTACTTTGAAATAGCCAATGTAACTGTTAGTCCGGTGGTACTGATACTATGGGCAATGTTTACAGGCTTTGTTTTTTCCACGGTGGGGGCTGCAGGCGGTATTCTGGCAGGGATGGGTCATATTACCATTTACGGCATTAAAAACGCTAATATGATCAAGCCAATGAACCAAATACTTACTACAATAACACCCATTATTTCCACCCCTTTATATATGAGAGAAAGAAGG
This genomic interval carries:
- a CDS encoding DUF1847 domain-containing protein — its product is MKCADCKQKPKNRCNHDGYDCTGGKLDCSAVYHLDENKGPHRISGYLQHEYGNDLTRLEETIKYCQKMGYKKIGIAFCVGLAEESVVIAHIFESYNFKVASVCCKLCGLDKKDYDVPNVNPEKLEIHCNPVGQAEILNRSKVDFNIEVGLCVGHDVLFKKYAKAPVTVLAVKDRLMAHNPLGVIYSSYWRKKFKVK